Below is a window of Saccharomonospora viridis DSM 43017 DNA.
CCGCCGCATCGTCGCCGAGTACGACGTGCGCACCCCGGGCGTCGAGGTGGCCTCGGGTGCACTGTCCGGCGGTAATCAGCAGAAACTCATCGTCGGCAGGGAACTGTCCGGCGATCCCGTGTTGTTGATCGCCTCCCATCCGACCCGCGGTGTCGACGTCGGCGCGCAGGCACTGATCTGGGACCGCATCCGAGCCGCCCGACGGCAGGGGCTCGCGGTGCTGCTCATCTCCGCCGACCTCGACGAGTTGATCGGGTTGTCGGACACCATCCGCGTGATGTTGCGCGGCAGGTTGGTCACCGAGGCCGATCCGGCCACCGTCACGCCCACCGAGCTCGGCTCCGCCATGACGGGTGCCGACGAGGGCCGTTTCCTTCCCGAGGACGTCGCATGATCTCCTGGCGTACCGCCCTGCTTCCCCCCGCGCTGGCGATCGCGTTCGCCATGGCGTTGTCGTCCGTCGCGTTGCTCGTCTCCGGGGCGAACCCGATGGAGGCGTTCGCCGCCATGGGCGCGCAATTGTTCAAGGGCACCACGGCCGTCGACACGGTGAACCTCGCGACCGTCTACTACTTCGCGGGGTTGGCCGTGGCCATCGGGTTCCAGATGAACCTGTTCAACATCGGTGTCGAGGGGCAGTACCGGTTCGCGGCCGTGATCGCCGCCATCGTGGGGGCGGCCATGGAGCTGCCACCGGTGTTGCACGTGCTGGCCATCCTCGCGGTGGCCATGCTCTCCGGCGCCGCCTACGCGTTGCTGCCGGCGATCCTCAAGGTCACCCGTGGTGTCTCCGAGGTCATCACCACGATCATGCTGAACTCGATCGTGTTCGGCATCGTCGCCTACCTCATCAGCGCCGATCAGTTCGGCGTCCAGCGCGGGAACAACATCAGCACCGCCCAGATCCCGGAGACCGGCTGGATCCCCGGTATTCCGCTCGGGGAGGCCGGGACGATGTTCGGTGCGGTGTTCCTCGCCATCGCGATGGGGGTGGGCTACTGGTTCCTGCTCAACCGCACCCGGTTCGGCTTCGAACTCCAGGCCAGCGGTGAATCGCCCACGGCCGCCACGGCGGGTGGGGTGAGCGCCAAGCGCATGACGATGATCGCGATGCTGCTGTCCGGTGCGGTCGCCGGGCTCATCGCGATGCCGGAACTGCTCGGCCGCGACCACGTGTACGCGATGACCGCCACCCAGGGCTACGGCTTCACGGGTATCGCGGTGGCGCTGCTGGGCCGCAACCACCCGGCCGGGGTGGCCTTCGGTGCGTTGTTGTGGGCGTTCCTCGACAAGTCGGCCGTGTCGTTGGAGTCCATCGGCATCCCGAGGGAGATAGCCACGATCATCCAGGGCACGATCGTGCTGTCGGTCGTGGTCGCTTACGAAATCGTCAAACGAGCGGAGCTCGCCGCTGAGCAGCGTCGGGTCGGTAGGCAGACCCGCAACGGCATGCCCGCGAGCGTGAGCCAGGGAGGTGCGGTGTGAGCACCACGGCCGTAGTCGAATCTCCGGACCAGACGGGCGGGACCGGCCGGGCACGGCCACCGCGGCGGAGCATGCCGGGCTGGTTGCGAGGTGTGCTGTGGGCCGTGGTGGCGATCTCGGTGCTGTCCACCACGGCCTATCTGACCGGATTGGACTCGCTCACGTCGAGCAACACCTCGCAGACCGCGTTGCGCCTGGCGCTGCCGATCCTGTTCGCCGCGCTCGGCGGGCTGTGGGCGGAACGCGCGGGTGTCATCAACATCGGGCTCGAGGGCATGATGATCCTCGGCACGTGGGGTGCGGCCTGGGGCGCCTACTACGGGGGCGTCTGGGCGGGTCTGCTCGCTGCCATCCTGTTCGGTGCGCTCGGTGGGCTGCTCCACGCGGTGGCGACGGTGACGTTCGGCGTCAACCACATCGTGTCCGGTGTGGCCATCAACCTGCTCGGACTCGGGGTGACGAAGTACCTCGCCAACATCGTGTTCGAGCCGTTGTCGGGTAACCCGAGGCAGTCGCCGCCCGTGCCGAAGTTCGAGACGTACTC
It encodes the following:
- a CDS encoding ABC transporter permease; translated protein: MISWRTALLPPALAIAFAMALSSVALLVSGANPMEAFAAMGAQLFKGTTAVDTVNLATVYYFAGLAVAIGFQMNLFNIGVEGQYRFAAVIAAIVGAAMELPPVLHVLAILAVAMLSGAAYALLPAILKVTRGVSEVITTIMLNSIVFGIVAYLISADQFGVQRGNNISTAQIPETGWIPGIPLGEAGTMFGAVFLAIAMGVGYWFLLNRTRFGFELQASGESPTAATAGGVSAKRMTMIAMLLSGAVAGLIAMPELLGRDHVYAMTATQGYGFTGIAVALLGRNHPAGVAFGALLWAFLDKSAVSLESIGIPREIATIIQGTIVLSVVVAYEIVKRAELAAEQRRVGRQTRNGMPASVSQGGAV